The following coding sequences are from one Salvia hispanica cultivar TCC Black 2014 chromosome 3, UniMelb_Shisp_WGS_1.0, whole genome shotgun sequence window:
- the LOC125215126 gene encoding heat stress transcription factor A-4c-like isoform X1: MMDEAPCSSNSVAPFLAKTYEMVDDPSTDSIVSWSQSNTSFIVWNPPEFSRVLLPRYFKHNNFSSFIRQLNTYGFRKVDPEQWEFANEGFVRGQLHLLKNIHRRKPVHSHSTPNLAPLPPMSELERKGYKEDIERLKCEKESLNVELRRHKEEKQDFMLQMRALAERAQNVEQHHASMLSSLAETLHQPDLMPQMEGHDRKRRFPGNSYLCEETSNEDSQRPSSQNLSLDSLDADALLTLNKELLEQMDSSVSFWEKIIFEVGEDLGKSDSSMELVESTSCALSPSISYTQLNLDVGGKTPEIDMNSTPRAVSAPEVQPPTEEEAIVTAANVRTGVNDVFWEQFLTENPGSNNSSEFQSEKNADGKKNENKPGDHGVPWWNMRSVNNLAEQLGHLTPAEKT; this comes from the exons ATGATGGATGAGGCTCCATGTAGCTCTAACTCGGTGGCGCCTTTCCTTGCTAAGACGTATGAGATGGTGGATGATCCATCTACAGACTCGATTGTATCTTGGAGTCAGAGTAACACGAGTTTCATTGTGTGGAACCCTCCAGAGTTTTCCAGGGTGCTTCTGCCCAGATACTTCAAGCACAACAATTTCTCCAGCTTTATTAGGCAGCTAAATACATAT GGATTCAGAAAAGTCGATCCTGAACAATGGGAATTTGCAAATGAAGGTTTTGTTAGAGGTCAGCTCCACCTTTTGAAGAATATCCATAGACGGAAGCCTGTTCACAGCCACTCAACACCGAATCTGGCTCCCTTACCTCCCATGAGTGAGTTAGAAAGGAAAGGATATAAAGAGGATATTGAGAGGCTCAAGTGTGAAAAAGAATCGCTCAACGTGGAATTGCGTAGACACAAAGAGGAgaaacaagattttatgttgCAAATGAGGGCTCTCGCTGAACGCGCACAAAATGTGGAACAACATCATGCAAGTATGTTGTCCTCTTTGGCTGAGACATTGCACCAACCTGATCTCATGCCGCAAATGGAAGGCCATGATAGAAAGAGAAGGTTTCCTGGAAACAGTTACTTATGTGAAGAAACCAGCAATGAAGATAGTCAGCGGCcatcttcacaaaatttgtcactggACAGTTTAGATGCTGATGCACTGTTGACTTTAAACAAGGAACTGTTGGAACAGATGGATTCATCTGTGTCGTTCTgggagaaaataatttttgaggTTGGTGAAGACTTGGGAAAATCTGATTCATCGATGGAGTTGGTTGAATCAACGAGCTGTGCGCTCAGCCCCAGCATATCTTACACCCAACTCAATCTTGATGTTGGAGGAAAGACACCGGAAATTGACATGAATTCTACCCCTAGAGCTGTTAGTGCTCCGGAGGTGCAACCTCCAACTGAAGAGGAGGCAATAGTGACAGCAGCCAATGTACGAACAGGGGTGAATGATGTATTTTGGGAACAGTTTCTTACGGAAAATCCTGGCTCAAACAATTCATCTGAATTTCAGTCAGAGAAGAATGCTGATGGCAAGAAGAATGAAAACAAACCAGGTGATCATGGGGTGCCCTGGTGGAACATGAGGAGTGTAAATAACCTTGCGGAACAGTTGGGCCATCTTACTCCAGCGGAAAAAACTTGA
- the LOC125215126 gene encoding heat stress transcription factor A-4c-like isoform X2 — MMDEAPCSSNSVAPFLAKTYEMVDDPSTDSIVSWSQSNTSFIVWNPPEFSRVLLPRYFKHNNFSSFIRQLNTYGFRKVDPEQWEFANEGFVRGQLHLLKNIHRRKPVHSHSTPNLAPLPPMSELERKGYKEDIERLKCEKESLNVELRRHKEEKQDFMLQMRALAERAQNVEQHHASMLSSLAETLHQPDLMPQMEGHDRKRRFPGNSYLCEETSNEDSQRPSSQNLSLDSLDADALLTLNKELLEQMDSSVSFWEKIIFEVGEDLGKSDSSMELVESTSCALSPSISYTQLNLDVGGKTPEIDMNSTPRAVSAPEVQPPTEEEAIVTAANSEKNADGKKNENKPGDHGVPWWNMRSVNNLAEQLGHLTPAEKT, encoded by the exons ATGATGGATGAGGCTCCATGTAGCTCTAACTCGGTGGCGCCTTTCCTTGCTAAGACGTATGAGATGGTGGATGATCCATCTACAGACTCGATTGTATCTTGGAGTCAGAGTAACACGAGTTTCATTGTGTGGAACCCTCCAGAGTTTTCCAGGGTGCTTCTGCCCAGATACTTCAAGCACAACAATTTCTCCAGCTTTATTAGGCAGCTAAATACATAT GGATTCAGAAAAGTCGATCCTGAACAATGGGAATTTGCAAATGAAGGTTTTGTTAGAGGTCAGCTCCACCTTTTGAAGAATATCCATAGACGGAAGCCTGTTCACAGCCACTCAACACCGAATCTGGCTCCCTTACCTCCCATGAGTGAGTTAGAAAGGAAAGGATATAAAGAGGATATTGAGAGGCTCAAGTGTGAAAAAGAATCGCTCAACGTGGAATTGCGTAGACACAAAGAGGAgaaacaagattttatgttgCAAATGAGGGCTCTCGCTGAACGCGCACAAAATGTGGAACAACATCATGCAAGTATGTTGTCCTCTTTGGCTGAGACATTGCACCAACCTGATCTCATGCCGCAAATGGAAGGCCATGATAGAAAGAGAAGGTTTCCTGGAAACAGTTACTTATGTGAAGAAACCAGCAATGAAGATAGTCAGCGGCcatcttcacaaaatttgtcactggACAGTTTAGATGCTGATGCACTGTTGACTTTAAACAAGGAACTGTTGGAACAGATGGATTCATCTGTGTCGTTCTgggagaaaataatttttgaggTTGGTGAAGACTTGGGAAAATCTGATTCATCGATGGAGTTGGTTGAATCAACGAGCTGTGCGCTCAGCCCCAGCATATCTTACACCCAACTCAATCTTGATGTTGGAGGAAAGACACCGGAAATTGACATGAATTCTACCCCTAGAGCTGTTAGTGCTCCGGAGGTGCAACCTCCAACTGAAGAGGAGGCAATAGTGACAGCAGCCAAT TCAGAGAAGAATGCTGATGGCAAGAAGAATGAAAACAAACCAGGTGATCATGGGGTGCCCTGGTGGAACATGAGGAGTGTAAATAACCTTGCGGAACAGTTGGGCCATCTTACTCCAGCGGAAAAAACTTGA
- the LOC125215125 gene encoding transcription repressor OFP3-like, whose protein sequence is MKWGRKASSPPSFGSSVITRVLPASWFSKFKPAGSSLDTGPGKKQQRGKLDFSTVNSSLPAGCRQARFYRLDDDAYWTLSFRKDRGVRGCEGRRRSSRINPLWYDSDDEFLVAVSGFREAQLPRKELETIPETDTIKMKQERCTDTVLREKRRDRLKKDNIDVRRSRKLRGRVKRKNRKAELGVRLDEGEDESSNLEEEQASPTQLQKADQVKEESHDSAVSYSRNHQNISFQTFGWSSDGEEDEDDHVSPDLDGKGSAATSERLSTSKCQNLENMKIEEFKKKTEEFRKEAAYITRRFRSRKVKRNRKNARGSRTESRIQALKGIKSKKKERESEEEAVESSTISNSFAVVKSSFNPQQDFRDSMVEMIQEKGIRHREELQELLACYLTLNSDRHHDLIINVFQQVWFELQLL, encoded by the coding sequence ATGAAATGGGGGAGAAAGGCATCTTCACCACCTTCATTTGGTAGCTCGGTCATCACTCGAGTACTCCCAGCTTCTTGGTTTTCTAAGTTCAAACCAGCAGGCAGCAGTCTTGACACTGGCCCGGGGAAGAAGCAACAAAGAGGGAAGCTAGATTTTTCGACTGTCAACTCGTCTTTGCCTGCTGGCTGCAGACAAGCCAGATTCTACAGGTTGGATGACGATGCGTACTGGACCCTCTCATTCCGCAAAGACAGAGGGGTAAGAGGTTGCGAAGGCAGGAGGAGGAGCAGCAGAATCAACCCTCTCTGGTATGATTCTGATGACGAGTTTCTTGTTGCAGTCTCTGGTTTCAGGGAGGCCCAATTGCCCAGAAAAGAATTGGAAACCATTCCTGAAACAGACACCATCAAGATGAAGCAAGAGCGATGCACTGACACCGTTCTTCGAGAGAAGAGACGTGATCGACTCAAGAAAGATAACATAGATGTTCGGCGCTCAAGAAAACTAAGAGGCAGAGTTAAGAGGAAGAACAGGAAAGCAGAACTCGGAGTGAGACTTGATGAAGGAGAAGATGAGTCATCTAATCTAGAGGAAGAACAAGCATCTCCAACACAACTGCAGAAAGCAGATCAAGTAAAAGAGGAATCTCATGATTCAGCAGTTTCTTATTCAAGAAACCATCAAAATATCTCTTTCCAAACCTTTGGCTGGAGTTCTGATGGGGAAGAAGACGAGGACGACCATGTGAGTCCAGACCTGGATGGCAAGGGAAGTGCTGCGACTTCTGAGAGGCTGTCAACTTCAAAGTGccaaaatttggaaaacatGAAGATTGAGGAATTTAAGAAGAAAACTGAGGAGTTTCGGAAGGAGGCTGCATATATAACCAGGAGATTTCGTAGCAGAAAGGTAAAGCGGAACAGGAAGAATGCTCGTGGCTCGAGAACAGAAAGCAGAATTCAAGCACTCAAAGGGATAAAGTcgaagaagaaggagagggAGAGTGAAGAGGAAGCAGTAGAGAGCTCCACCATCTCCAACAGTTTTGCGGTGGTGAAGAGTTCCTTCAACCCACAACAGGATTTCAGAGATTCAATGGTGGAGATGATCCAGGAAAAGGGAATCAGGCACCGCGAAGAGCTCCAAGAACTCTTGGCTTGTTATCTGACACTGAATTCTGATCGACACCATGATCTCATCATCAATGTCTTCCAGCAGGTATGGTTTGAGCTTCAGTTGCTTTAA
- the LOC125215124 gene encoding U-box domain-containing protein 17-like — MASAAIFSSLRRRSSPSLEAFLAPVDLPDDAVLEALRAVSTSFSGKDKKAPFFQGKNSRSLIRKIGVVSVLLDALSDLGLSRISPTVFLCLKELYLLLYRSKILIDYVTGSSKLWLLLQNHTISGHFHDINQEISTLFDVFPLSEINLCEDVREQIDLLRKHSRKSRLLIDRNDECKRLKLYHFLNEFEKGEIPDMNELYIFFVEKLGICNVERCRSEIEFLEEQIVNHDDDLEPSSSVLNGFVALMRYCRFLLFRFEDGDGDGDLGKWKRRNKTKGLISREIADTFVTIPKDFCCPITLELMHSPVLVSTGQTYDRASIVRWLEEGHSTCPKTGQMLVHTKLVPNLALRNLIVQWCMANGIPYDPPENNADCAASAPPSKAAVEATKATAALLVEELANGTPRAKNVAAWEIRLLAKTGRENRDYIAEAGAIPLLKRLLPSADAFAQENSVTALLNLSIYDKNKSRIMDVEGCLGAIVGVLRYGHTTEARENSAATLFSLSAVHEYKKEIAQEDGAVEALAGMLVEGTSRGKKDAVTALFNLSTHPDNCARMIDSGAVRALVGALECEGIAEEAAGAMALIVRQPIGAEAVGKEEGAVVGLTGMMRCGTPRGKENAVAALLELCRSGGAAATQRVLKAPSMASLLQSVLFTGTKRARRKAASLARVFQRCENSSLHFGGLGLGYAFAGRDTSFAADVSMPVSISVPVL, encoded by the coding sequence ATGGCATCCGCGGCGATATTCTCGTCGCTGAGGCGGCGGAGTTCACCGTCACTGGAGGCGTTCCTGGCTCCGGTGGATCTGCCAGACGACGCCGTTTTGGAGGCTCTGCGCGCCGTTTCGACGTCGTTTTCAGGTAAGGATAAGAAGGCCCCCTTTTTTCAGGGCAAGAATTCGAGATCTTTAATCCGGAAAATCGGCGTTGTCTCTGTCCTCCTCGACGCCCTGAGCGATTTGGGGCTCTCGAGAATTTCTCCCACTGTGTTTCTGTGCTTGAAGGAGTTGTACCTCCTGCTTTACCGGTCGAAAATCTTGATCGATTATGTAACCGGCTCGAGCAAGCTGTGGCTGCTGCTGCAAAACCACACTATTTCCGGTCATTTCCATGATATCAATCAGGAAATCTCAACCCTCTTCGATGTCTTTCCTTTGTCTGAGATTAATTTGTGTGAAGATGTTAGAGAACAGATTGATTTGTTGAGGAAACACTCGAGAAAATCGAGATTGTTAATTGATAGGAATGATGAGTGTAAAAGATTGAAGCTTTACCATTTCTTGAATGAATTTGAGAAGGGGGAAATCCCTGATATGAATGAGCTGTACATATTCTTTGTGGAAAAGTTAGGGATTTGCAATGTGGAGAGGTGTAGAAGTGAGATTGAGTTCTTGGAGGAGCAGATTGTGAACCATGATGATGATCTTGAGCCTAGTTCATCTGTTTTGAATGGATTTGTGGCTTTGATGCGTTACTGTAGGTTCTTGCTGTTTCGATTTGAGGATGGGGATGGGGATGGGGATTTAGGGAAGTGGAAGCGTAGAAACAAAACCAAAGGATTGATCTCGAGAGAGATTGCAGACACATTTGTCACGATTCCGAAGGACTTCTGCTGCCCTATCACGTTGGAGTTGATGCATTCTCCGGTTTTAGTGTCGACAGGGCAGACGTATGATCGTGCCTCGATTGTGAGATGGTTGGAGGAAGGGCATAGCACTTGCCCGAAGACGGGGCAGATGCTTGTTCATACGAAACTGGTGCCGAATCTAGCTCTGAGGAATCTGATTGTTCAGTGGTGTATGGCCAATGGGATTCCGTATGATCCACCGGAGAATAATGCAGACTGTGCGGCTTCTGCTCCTCCGAGCAAGGCTGCAGTTGAGGCAACTAAAGCGACTGCAGCTTTGTTAGTCGAGGAGCTGGCAAACGGGACCCCACGAGCTAAGAATGTGGCTGCTTGGGAGATTAGGCTGTTAGCGAAGACAGGGAGGGAGAACCGGGATTATATAGCTGAGGCCGGAGCCATACCCCTTCTGAAACGGCTGCTTCCGTCTGCAGATGCCTTTGCACAAGAGAATTCCGTGACTGCATTGTTGAACTTGTCGATTTATGACAAGAACAAGAGCAGGATTATGGATGTGGAAGGGTGCTTAGGCGCCATAGTCGGGGTTTTGAGGTACGGGCATACCACCGAGGCGAGGGAGAACTCAGCGGCGACGCTGTTCAGTCTCTCTGCCGTTCATGAATACAAGAAGGAAATCGCGCAGGAAGATGGAGCCGTGGAGGCTTTAGCCGGGATGTTGGTGGAGGGAACTTCCAGAGGGAAGAAGGACGCGGTCACGGCTTTATTCAACCTATCGACGCACCCTGACAACTGCGCGAGGATGATTGATTCAGGCGCTGTGAGGGCGCTAGTCGGGGCGCTGGAGTGCGAAGGCATTGCTGAGGAGGCAGCTGGTGCGATGGCCCTCATTGTGCGGCAGCCAATTGGGGCAGAGGCGGTCGGGAAGGAGGAGGGTGCGGTGGTGGGGCTGACGGGGATGATGCGATGTGGAACACCGAGGGGTAAAGAGAATGCTGTGGCGGCGCTGCTTGAGCTGTGCAGGAGTGGGGGTGCAGCCGCCACGCAGAGGGTGCTCAAGGCTCCTTCGATGGCGAGTCTGCTGCAGAGTGTGCTGTTTACGGGGACGAAACGAGCGAGGCGGAAGGCGGCTTCGCTGGCGAGAGTGTTTCAGAGATGTGAGAATAGCTCGTTGCATTTTGGGGGATTAGGTTTGGGGTATGCATTTGCTGGCAGAGATACAAGCTTTGCTGCTGATGTTTCAATGCCTGTCTCCATTTCAGTGCCTGTGTTGTAG
- the LOC125216260 gene encoding protein STICHEL-like 4, with amino-acid sequence MIQLRKSAEFAEIEDDLSLSPSGDQLIRFRIMAENGDGDSIHRYVNGSISDHLQNHIHLTNCIHLKNHVHKQSPSAADATHLRDLVALHRLRRLRGPSDDTRAASLIDDAILHIRERRFENGGECSMKREESNRNWGNDKSVNMKDMPLQAEETGEEPARSTNSHGKVVKKEKRRRFRSGRRNRPSLAARDAKTRAETSNTFVQGDEDDVDQNCSSIHSNKCGIPLNWSSIHHRGKSFLEVTGRSLSRGLSESRSNKEGAISDKPITSENSSQSTKSGGEALPLLLDASESQKSIDSVPWIDDDSGELSLTEMRSSVPGQHRNFTQKYMPRTFSDVVGQSLVVQALSNAVMTKKIGLMYAFYGPHGTGKTTCARIFARALNCQFVESSKPCGFCDPCIADEKGKSRNIRHIGPVDNINSQGLLELFQNLLACQHRSQYGVFIIDECDAMDSDCWSVVLKVIRGAPSRVVIILVCSSLDALPHVIVSRCEKFSFTKLKEAEMVRALQLIARKEDVDIDRDALKLIASRSCGSLRDAEMTLEQLSLLGGEISLGLVQKLIGLISDEKLVDLLDFALSADTINTVKNLRDIMSSGVEPLALLSQLATIITDILAGSYHMAKQWPKRKFFHQQALSKADMEKLRHALKTLSESEKQLRVSSERMTWLTAALLQLAPDQRYTALSSSSVFSSYRSWDGVESSPKRSADGIEEIWLKVLENIKIKSLKEFMHKEGKMASMSYDPAPTVQLVFNSQLTKSVVEKFSSRIIQAFEAVLGSAVTIEIRQWSREGTGAGVIVLQGQQVSASDDFQSESERNNQSVSADDEPELNERKQRLGIVRRRVTLGHVIKHADAREAASRAADKLEQENIRRLEARSRRLLCWKPPKIRHHKVLWLKFRRRKPQSFRKFVSCGRCLSTRSQISIGY; translated from the exons ATGATTCAG CTGCGTAAGTCGGCGGAGTTTGCCGAAATTGAAGacgatctctctctctctccctctggTGATCAATTGATTAGGTTTCGAATCATGGCTGAGAACGGCGATGGTGATAGTATACACAGATACGTTAATGGCAGCATAAGCGATCATCTGCAAAACCACATTCATCTGACGAATTGCATCCATTTGAAGAACCATGTGCACAAGCAGAGTCCATCCGCGGCTGACGCGACTCACTTGAGAGACCTCGTCGCGCTTCATAGGTTGAGGCGTCTGAGAGGTCCTTCCGACGACACTCGCGCTGCTTCTCTAATTGACGATGCGATCCTTCACATACGGGAGAGAAGGTTCGAGAATGGCGGAGAGTGTTCGATGAAGAGAGAGGAATCGAATAGGAATTGGGGGAATGATAAGAGTGTGAACATGAAAGACATGCCCCTTCAAGCAGAGGAGACGGGTGAGGAACCGGCAAGAAGCACAAACAGCCATGGAAAGGTTGTGAAGAAGGAGAAAAGGCGCAGATTTCGCAGTGGAAGAAGAAATCGGCCTAGTTTAGCAGCACGAGATGCTAAAACTAGGGCTGAAACGTCCAACACATTTGTCCAAGGGGATGAGGATGATGTTGATCAGAATTGCAGCAGTATTCACTCCAATAAGTGTGGAATTCCATTGAATTGGTCGAGCATTCATCACAGAGGAAAGTCGTTCCTTGAGGTGACTGGCCGGAGCCTCTCTCGTGGCTTATCTGAATCACGGTCGAATAAAGAAGGCGCCATCTCTGATAAACCTATCACTTCAGAGAACTCCAGTCAATCTACCAAGTCTGGTGGAGAAGCATTACCTCTGCTTCTTGATGCATCTGAATCTCAGAAAAGTATTGATAGCGTTCCTTGGATTGATGATGACTCGGGGGAATTAAGTCTTACTGAAATGCGTTCATCAGTTCCGGGGCAGCATCGAAACTTCACTCAGAAATACATGCCAAGAACATTCAGTGATGTGGTTGGTCAGAGCCTGGTAGTGCAGGCTCTCTCAAATGCTGTGATGACGAAGAAAATTGGATTGATGTACGCGTTTTATGGGCCTCACGGAACTGGCAAAACCACGTGCGCGCGTATATTTGCTAGAGCCTTAAACTGCCAGTTTGTGGAGAGCTCCAAACCCTGTGGATTTTGTGACCCTTGCATTGCAGATGAGAAGGGGAAGAGCAGAAACATAAGGCACATAGGTCCGGTTGATAATATCAACTCCCAAGGCTTGCTTGAACTCTTTCAGAATCTTTTAGCTTGCCAACACAGGTCACAGTATGGCGTGTTCATTATTGATGAGTGTGATGCTATGGATTCTGATTGCTGGAGTGTAGTCTTGAAGGTTATCCGTGGGGCCCCGAGTCGCGTGGTGATCATTCTTGTCTGCTCGAGTCTTGATGCTTTGCCCCATGTGATAGTATCCAGGTGCGAGAAGTTCTCCTTCACCAAGCTGAAAGAAGCAGAGATGGTGCGTGCGTTGCAGCTGATAGCGAGGAAGGAAGATGTAGACATTGATAGAGATGCTCTTAAGCTGATTGCATCGAGGTCTTGTGGATCTCTGAGAGATGCAGAGATGACACTGGAGCAGTTGAGCTTGCTCGGGGGGGAGATCTCTCTCGGCTTGGTGCAGAAActg ATTGGACTGATTTCAGATGAGAAGTTGGTGGATCTTCTTGATTTTGCACTATCTGCTGACACAATCAACACAGTGAAGAATCTGAGAGATATCATGTCATCCGGTGTTGAGCCATTAGCTCTATTGTCACAGCTAGCCACAATCATCACTGATATTCTTGCTGGAAGCTATCATATGGCAAAACAATGGCCTAAGAGGAAGTTCTTCCACCAGCAAGCTT TATCCAAGGCAGATATGGAGAAGCTGCGGCATGCACTGAAAACACTGTCTGAATCCGAGAAGCAGTTGAGGGTGTCGAGTGAGCGGATGACTTGGCTCACGGCTGCATTGCTGCAGCTGGCTCCTGATCAGCGCTACACGGCCCTGAGTTCGTCTTCCGTTTTTAGTTCGTATCGCAGTTGGGATGGAGTAGAATCTTCACCAAAAAGGAGTGCAGATGGGATTGAAGAGATTTGGTTGAAAGTTCTtgaaaacatcaaaataaagagCTTGAAAGAGTTCATGCACAAGGAAGGGAAGATGGCTTCCATGAGCTATGATCCAG CTCCAACAGTGCAACTGGTGTTCAATTCACAGCTAACAAAGTCCGTGGTAGAAAAATTCAGTTCACGCATCATACAAGCATTTGAGGCAGTTCTTGGATCGGCAGTAACCATTGAGATCAGGCAATGGTCGAGAGAAGGTACCGGGGCAGGGGTTATTGTGCTACAAGGACAACAAGTATCGGCTTCGGATGACTTTCAAAGTGAGTCTGAGAGGAACAATCAAAGTGTTTCTGCAGATGATGAGCCAGAATTGAATGAGAGAAAGCAGAGGCTTGGCATTGTTAGAAGAAGGGTGACTCTTGGTCATGTGATCAAGCATGCCGATGCGCGTGAAGCAGCCTCCAGAGCTGCTGACAAGCttgaacaagaaaatat AAGAAGACTAGAAGCAAGATCAAGGAGATTGCTCTGCTGGAAGCCACCAAAAATTAGACATCATAAG GTTTTATGGTTGAAatttagaagaagaaaaccaCAAAGCTTTCGGAAATTTGTTTCCTGCGGAAGGTGTCTTTCTACAAGGTCTCAAATCTCAATAGGATATTAA